From the genome of Clupea harengus unplaced genomic scaffold, Ch_v2.0.2, whole genome shotgun sequence, one region includes:
- the LOC122129952 gene encoding transmembrane protease serine 9-like: TSTSGLVVYLGRQNQEGSNSNEVSRTVSRIITHPNYNSDTSDNDIALLRLSSSVTFNNFIRPICLAAAGSTFNRGTTSWVTGWGTIREGVSLPSPQTLQEVDVPVTGNRNCFCKYNPSDITITDNMICAGRDQGGKDSCQGDSGGPMVSKQGSVWVQAGVVSFGIGCAQAQFPGVYARVSQYQSWINTQITSDQPGFVTFTSTGTDADLSATCTGLPAVTTTTPATTTPPRKSQSLSPPAAVVCGRAPLNSRLIGGSDVSAGVWPWLASLHLNGTHTCGGTLVSETLVLTSANCFSSTPSDWTVFLGRLRQNGSNSNEESVGVANITLSSLSGENVAMVQLTRKSTLSNFIQPVCVEQNAGTIATGTTCWVAGWGNAQAGGEQPLQEVQTSVVACGNASSSADDICTNTLQLQQGDMGGPLMCKQGVSWFQVSVIAVNSSSSPSNSTSNSTSRAASQSDRSSVQVFSRTSRFSTFLSNFSFPATFTSATTKTQALVAEQMAEFRSEMVAMRADTSKCMEVMKTSENRLGEVDSRLSASVSKLTALCASLEDKLLRFTDRDRILGAARKTTVEVDGVAVRFAPDYSTQTFRRRLAFSNSMDTLQRMGFRPFSFTLPG; the protein is encoded by the exons cacgaGCACCTCCGGCCTGGTCGTCTACCTGGGGCGGCAGAATCAGGAGGGCAGCAACTCCAACGAGGTTTCCAGGACTGTCTCTCGGATCATCACGCATCCCAATTACAACAGCGACACCAGCGATAATGACATCGCCCTCctccgcctctcctcctccgtcacCTTCAATAACTTCATCCGCCCCATCTGCCTGGCAGCAGCCGGCAGCACCTTCAACCGGGGCACCACCAGCTGGGTGACAGGCTGGGGCACCATCAGAGAaggag tgtccctcccctccccacagacCCTTCAGGAAGTGGATGTGCCGGTGACGGGGAACAGGAACTGTTTCTGCAAGTACAACCCGTCAGACATCACAATCACTGACAACATGATCTGTGCCGGGAGGGACCAGGGCGGCAAGGACTCCTgccag GGCGATTCTGGCGGTCCGATGGTGAGTAAGCAGGGTTCTGTGTGGGTCCAGGCGGGTGTCGTGAGCTTCGGTATCGGCTGCGCCCAGGCCCAGTTCCCAGGAGTGTATGCACGCGTCTCTCAGTACCAGAGCTGGATCAACACCCAGATCACCAGCGACCAGCCGGGCTTCGTCACCTTCACCTCCACCGGGACAGACGCAGACCTGAGTGCCACCTGCACCGGCCTGCCTgctgtcaccaccaccacccccgccaccaccacacCGCCACGTAAgtcaca atccctctctcccccggcAGCGGTGGTGTGTGGACGGGCCCCTCTGAACTCTCGtctgattggtggatcagacGTGTCGGCGGGGGTGTGGCCGTGGCTGGCCAGCCTGCACCTGAACGGGACACACACCTGCGGAGGAACTCTTGTGTCCGAGACGCTCGTGCTCACCTCAGCCAACTGCTtctccag CACGCCTTCTGATTGGACGGTGTTCCTGGGCCGCCTGCGACAGAACGGTTCCAACTCCAATGAGGAGTCTGTGGGTGTGGCCAACATCACGCTGAGCAGCCTATCAGGCGAGAACGTGGCCATGGTGCAGTTGACCAGGAAGTCCACCCTCTCCAACTTCATTCAGCCAGTCTGCGTGGAACAGAACGCCGGCACCATCGCCACGGGAACCACCTGCTGGGTCGCAGGCTGGGGCAACGCACaggctggag GTGAGCAGCCCCTTCAGGAGGTGCAGACATCAGTGGTTGCCTGTGGCAACGCATCCTCCTCTGCTGATGACATCTGCACCAACACTCTTCAATTACAGCAG ggtgATATGGGAGGTCCCCTCATGTGTAAACAGGGCGTGTCATGGTTCCAGGTTTCAGTGATCGCTgtgaactcctcctcctccccgtccAACTCCACCTCCAACTCCACCTCCAGAGccgccagccaatcagatcgctcCTCAGTGCAGGTCTTCAGTCGGACGTCTCGGTTCAGCACCTTCCTGTCAAACTTCTCCTTCCCTGCGACCTTCACCTCCGCCACCA CTAAAACGCAAGCCTTGGTGGCAGAGCAAATGGCAGAATTTAGGAGCGAAATGGTGGCCATGCGGGCTGACACTTCAAAGTGTATGGAAGTCATGAAGACAAGTGAAAACCGCCTGGGTGAGGTGGATAGCCGCCTCTCTGCATCTGTAAGCAAGCTAACTGCCCTATGTGCCAGTCTGGAGGACAAG CTGTTGCGtttcacagacagagataggATCCTAGGCGCCGCACGGAAAACAACGGTGGAGGTGGATGGAGTGGCTGTTCGCTTTGCTCCAGACTACAGCACACAAACTTTCAGACGCAGGCTAGCCTTCTCGAACTCCATGGATACTTTGCAGCGAATGGGCTTTCGACCTTTCTCCTTTACCCTGCCAGGCTGA